Proteins encoded within one genomic window of Sphingobacteriales bacterium:
- the mutL gene encoding DNA mismatch repair endonuclease MutL, whose translation MSDIIRLLPDAIANQIAAGEVIQRPASVVKELLENSVDSGAKNIQLIVKDAGRALIQVVDDGCGMSETDARMCFERHATSKITKIEDLFALHTFGFRGEAMASIAAVAQVELKTKLHTKEIGTILIAEGSKVVLQEPCSHNAGTSISVKNLFYNVPARRNFLKSNPIETKHILDEFIHVALANPDIFFTLHHNGIEIYHLNPGNLRQRIVGIFGKSYNEKLVPIEELTDYVSVRGFIGKPELSKKTRGEQFFFVNNRFIKNNFLNHAISKAYDGLITDKNFPFYCLFIDIEPGAIDINVHPTKQEIKFEDEKSIWLLLNAAAKHGLSQYSVMPTIDFEHESNFNQLVDERVYNEQPFKVVQSKLNSDTNTRGSYHSPFDKDIPATHQKDFPRERTGGFDGWKKLYEIDEETAERTVTIRSKMDQLEALESENEISNNPFKNERFEPIQLHERYILTQIRSGFILIDQHKAHQRVLYEQYLQNLSNQPAASQQTLFPKTLELSGSDAAMLQEILPELRVLGFDIEFFGGTTFVIHGMPGDLKDENENQLIERLLEDYKNSSKTDSFDKRKNIAKTLAYQTAVKSGQLLDKASMQQLIDELFACEQPNINPVGLATFTQYSFDEIERKFNS comes from the coding sequence ATGTCTGATATCATACGATTATTGCCCGATGCCATTGCCAACCAGATTGCCGCCGGTGAAGTGATTCAGCGCCCGGCATCTGTGGTGAAAGAATTGCTGGAAAACAGTGTGGATTCAGGCGCTAAAAACATTCAGTTAATTGTAAAAGACGCCGGCCGTGCACTCATACAGGTGGTGGATGACGGCTGTGGCATGAGTGAAACCGATGCCCGTATGTGCTTCGAACGGCACGCCACTTCAAAAATCACCAAAATTGAAGATTTGTTCGCCCTGCATACCTTTGGATTCCGGGGAGAAGCGATGGCATCCATCGCAGCTGTGGCGCAGGTAGAACTCAAAACAAAATTACATACCAAAGAAATTGGAACGATACTGATTGCCGAGGGTTCAAAAGTGGTATTACAGGAACCTTGTTCGCACAATGCAGGCACCTCAATTTCCGTCAAAAATCTATTTTATAATGTTCCGGCACGCCGGAATTTCCTGAAATCGAATCCGATAGAAACCAAGCACATACTGGATGAATTTATCCATGTGGCATTGGCCAATCCGGACATCTTCTTTACCTTGCACCACAACGGCATAGAAATCTATCACCTCAATCCCGGTAATCTTCGTCAGCGGATAGTGGGCATCTTTGGGAAAAGTTACAATGAAAAATTAGTCCCGATAGAAGAACTGACAGATTATGTAAGTGTTCGGGGCTTTATTGGGAAACCGGAACTCAGTAAGAAAACACGGGGAGAGCAGTTCTTCTTTGTGAACAACCGGTTCATCAAAAATAATTTCTTAAATCATGCCATTTCAAAGGCATACGATGGTTTGATAACGGATAAAAACTTTCCCTTCTATTGCCTTTTCATTGACATTGAACCGGGTGCCATTGATATCAATGTACATCCTACCAAACAGGAAATAAAGTTTGAAGATGAAAAATCCATCTGGTTACTGCTGAACGCCGCTGCCAAACACGGACTTTCCCAATACAGTGTAATGCCGACCATAGATTTCGAACACGAATCTAATTTCAATCAACTGGTGGATGAACGAGTGTATAACGAACAACCGTTTAAAGTAGTGCAGTCCAAATTAAACTCGGACACGAACACCAGAGGCTCGTATCATTCGCCGTTTGATAAAGATATTCCCGCCACACATCAGAAGGATTTTCCGAGGGAAAGAACGGGAGGTTTTGATGGCTGGAAAAAACTATATGAAATCGACGAAGAAACGGCAGAAAGAACCGTAACGATACGCAGTAAGATGGATCAGCTGGAGGCGTTGGAAAGTGAGAATGAGATCTCCAATAACCCCTTTAAAAATGAACGTTTCGAGCCGATACAATTACACGAACGCTATATTTTAACCCAAATTCGCAGCGGATTTATCCTGATAGACCAGCACAAGGCACATCAGCGTGTATTGTACGAGCAATACCTGCAGAACTTATCCAATCAGCCGGCAGCTTCCCAACAGACCTTATTTCCCAAGACACTGGAATTAAGCGGCAGCGATGCTGCAATGTTGCAGGAAATATTGCCGGAACTGAGAGTTTTGGGATTTGACATTGAATTTTTTGGCGGAACTACTTTTGTGATACACGGCATGCCGGGTGATCTGAAAGATGAGAACGAAAACCAACTGATAGAAAGATTGTTAGAAGACTATAAAAACAGCAGTAAAACGGACAGCTTTGACAAAAGAAAGAATATTGCAAAAACATTAGCCTATCAGACCGCCGTTAAGTCGGGCCAATTGTTGGACAAGGCGTCCATGCAGCAACTGATAGATGAATTGTTTGCCTGCGAGCAGCCCAACATCAATCCGGTTGGATTAGCTACTTTTACACAATATTCTTTTGATGAAATTGAACGAAAATTTAATTCCTAA
- a CDS encoding rhomboid family intramembrane serine protease — MNQFRRFGGIMDMSPVVKNLILLNVLVFVACLLYPNLTGLFAMHYPSNPDFKPWQLVTHMFTHGGLLHIFFNMYALFNFGALLENDRVLGSKRFAFLYLFSGFGAIFFHLAINAIMAYNYTGTIMFNNESIANLTLSADAIKNLSAIYYSGVVGASGAIYGLLAAFGYLFPNTPLMFLFIPVPIKAKYMIPLVIIAYDIAFAQYGLDNVAHYAHIGGAVFGFLLILFWNKTSKETFY, encoded by the coding sequence ATGAATCAATTCAGACGATTTGGCGGAATAATGGACATGAGTCCTGTTGTGAAGAACCTGATACTCTTGAATGTACTGGTGTTTGTCGCCTGTTTGTTATATCCGAACCTGACAGGACTGTTTGCCATGCACTATCCGTCCAACCCGGATTTCAAGCCCTGGCAGTTGGTGACGCACATGTTTACGCATGGCGGGCTCCTGCACATTTTCTTTAACATGTATGCCCTGTTTAACTTTGGTGCCTTATTAGAAAATGACCGCGTACTGGGCAGCAAGCGATTTGCGTTCCTATACTTATTTTCCGGTTTTGGAGCCATTTTCTTTCATTTAGCCATCAACGCGATCATGGCGTATAACTATACCGGTACGATCATGTTCAACAATGAGAGTATCGCCAACTTAACCTTAAGCGCAGACGCCATCAAGAATCTGTCCGCCATCTATTATTCCGGTGTGGTGGGTGCTTCCGGAGCCATTTATGGCCTGCTGGCAGCATTCGGCTACTTATTCCCCAATACGCCTCTGATGTTCCTGTTCATTCCGGTGCCTATCAAGGCAAAATATATGATCCCATTGGTCATCATAGCGTATGATATCGCTTTTGCACAATATGGACTGGATAATGTGGCGCATTATGCGCATATCGGTGGCGCGGTCTTTGGATTTTTATTAATTTTATTTTGGAATAAAACCAGTAAGGAAACTTTTTACTAA